A part of Chloroflexota bacterium genomic DNA contains:
- a CDS encoding acyl-CoA carboxylase subunit beta: protein MAMSTDPKILELRRLRVQAQQGGGPERIEKQHKQGKLTARERVSLLLDDNSFNELDAFVTHRETNFGMARNKFLGDGVVTGYGTIDGRLVYVFSQDFTVLGGSLGRAHADKICKIMDLALKNGAPLIGLNDSGGARIQEGVVSLGGYADIFLKNTLASGVIPQISAIMGPCAGGAVYSPALTDFVFMVKDSSYMFVTGPDVVKTVTHEDVTFEELGGAMTHNSVSGVSHFAADNEEHCLRLIRQLLTFIPQNNLSDAPSRKATDDPLRMDEALDTLVPDNPNKPYDMKDVITRIVDDGEFFEIQPHFAANILIGYARLNGRSVGIVAQQPAVLAGVLDINSSMKAARFVRFCDAFNIPLVTFEDVPGFLPGVGQEHGGIIRHGAKLLYAYCEATVPKVTVITRKAYGGAYDVMNSKHVRGDIVYAWPSAEIAVMGPDGAVNIVFRHEIEQAVDPTGEKKRLTEEYRNTFANPYVAASYGYVDDVIEPHETRPKLISALEMLQNKQDSNPPKKHGNIPL, encoded by the coding sequence ATGGCCATGAGCACCGATCCCAAGATACTCGAACTGCGCCGGTTGCGCGTGCAGGCCCAGCAAGGCGGCGGCCCGGAGCGTATCGAGAAACAGCACAAGCAGGGCAAACTGACGGCGCGCGAGCGCGTCAGCCTGCTGCTCGACGACAATTCGTTCAACGAGCTTGACGCGTTCGTGACGCATCGCGAAACGAACTTCGGCATGGCGCGCAACAAGTTTCTCGGGGACGGCGTGGTGACCGGCTACGGGACAATCGACGGGCGGCTGGTATACGTATTCTCGCAGGATTTCACGGTGCTGGGCGGCTCGCTCGGCCGCGCGCACGCCGACAAGATCTGCAAGATCATGGATCTGGCGCTCAAGAACGGTGCGCCGCTGATCGGGCTAAACGATTCCGGCGGCGCGCGGATCCAGGAAGGCGTGGTGTCGCTCGGCGGTTACGCCGACATCTTCCTCAAGAACACGCTGGCCAGCGGCGTCATCCCGCAGATCAGCGCGATCATGGGCCCCTGCGCAGGCGGCGCAGTCTATTCGCCGGCGCTCACCGACTTCGTGTTCATGGTCAAGGACAGTTCGTACATGTTCGTGACCGGCCCGGACGTCGTCAAGACGGTTACACACGAAGACGTCACCTTCGAGGAACTGGGCGGCGCGATGACGCACAACAGCGTCAGCGGCGTCTCGCACTTCGCCGCCGATAACGAGGAACACTGCCTGCGCCTGATACGGCAACTCCTGACCTTTATTCCGCAGAACAACCTGTCGGATGCGCCGTCGCGCAAGGCGACCGACGACCCGCTGCGTATGGACGAGGCGCTCGACACGCTGGTGCCGGACAACCCGAACAAGCCGTACGACATGAAGGACGTCATCACGCGTATCGTGGACGACGGCGAGTTCTTCGAGATCCAGCCGCATTTTGCGGCGAATATCCTTATCGGCTACGCGCGACTGAACGGCCGCTCGGTGGGCATCGTCGCGCAGCAGCCGGCCGTGCTGGCCGGTGTGCTGGATATCAACTCCTCGATGAAGGCCGCGCGCTTTGTGCGCTTCTGCGATGCGTTCAACATCCCGCTGGTCACGTTCGAGGACGTGCCGGGCTTCCTGCCCGGCGTCGGCCAGGAGCACGGTGGTATCATCCGCCACGGCGCCAAGTTGCTGTACGCTTATTGCGAGGCGACCGTGCCGAAGGTGACCGTCATCACGCGCAAAGCCTACGGCGGCGCCTACGACGTCATGAACTCCAAGCATGTGCGTGGGGATATCGTGTACGCCTGGCCGAGCGCAGAGATCGCTGTGATGGGACCCGACGGCGCGGTCAACATCGTGTTCCGCCACGAGATCGAACAGGCGGTCGACCCGACGGGCGAGAAGAAGCGGCTGACCGAGGAGTACCGCAACACGTTCGCCAACCCGTACGTCGCCGCATCGTACGGCTATGTCGATGACGTGATCGAGCCGCACGAGACGCGCCCGAAACTGATCTCCGCGCTTGAGATGCTGCAAAACAAGCAAGACAGCAACCCGCCCAAGAAACACGGCAACATCCCGCTGTAG
- a CDS encoding MFS transporter: protein MNLSGLRRLPARMRPGDSEEERNYWYLYAEVACFGFMFGILQTFLSVYALRLGATNDVMGWLAAVPSLVFALWSIPAAGIIERATHRLRFIVTNGALYRTGLLALALVPIAFSANRAEAIVVVVTLMSFPQVMSNISFSAMFADVVPSPHRTRVVAVRNVLLGLTSTLGSLLGGLFLGLNPAMLDGVIGSLFTFPLNYQVLFATGYFASMFSILFLSRLRTHDERVVMPVKRNSLLSPRGFIDLMRRGPQFSRFALAMFILHWGIFLPVPLYTIYWVRHLNASDTFIGIILTVQSLTSMIMYAILPRLSVRLGDRRLLLLAVALNAAYPLATAFTTTLEPLLLISIVGGLSNAMFGLSSFNLLLDVAPAEQRPSYIAVFNSALFSAGFIAPFIGTALLNVISINADMLIAAGLRFSGLIALLLLVGASGKQSSVKV from the coding sequence GTGAACCTCTCGGGCCTCCGGCGCCTGCCCGCGCGGATGCGCCCGGGCGACAGCGAAGAGGAGCGCAACTACTGGTACCTGTACGCCGAGGTCGCGTGCTTCGGCTTCATGTTCGGCATCCTCCAGACCTTCCTGAGCGTCTACGCCCTGCGGCTGGGCGCGACCAACGATGTCATGGGCTGGCTCGCGGCCGTGCCGTCGCTCGTGTTTGCCCTATGGTCCATTCCCGCTGCCGGCATCATCGAACGCGCAACCCATCGGCTGCGTTTCATCGTAACCAACGGCGCGCTGTACCGCACGGGCTTGCTCGCGCTGGCACTGGTGCCCATTGCCTTCTCTGCAAACCGGGCCGAGGCCATCGTCGTGGTGGTCACGCTCATGTCGTTCCCGCAGGTTATGTCGAACATTTCGTTCTCCGCGATGTTCGCCGACGTGGTGCCGTCGCCGCACCGCACTCGCGTGGTCGCGGTCCGCAACGTCCTGCTCGGTCTGACATCGACGCTCGGCTCGCTGCTCGGCGGGCTGTTCCTCGGTCTGAATCCGGCCATGCTCGACGGTGTGATCGGGTCGCTGTTCACGTTCCCGCTCAACTACCAGGTGCTCTTCGCCACAGGCTACTTCGCCAGTATGTTCAGCATCCTGTTCCTTTCACGCCTGCGCACCCATGACGAGCGCGTGGTGATGCCGGTCAAGCGCAACTCGCTGCTCAGCCCGCGTGGATTCATCGACCTGATGCGGCGCGGCCCGCAGTTCAGCCGTTTTGCCCTGGCGATGTTCATCCTGCACTGGGGTATCTTCCTGCCCGTGCCGCTGTACACGATCTACTGGGTGCGCCATCTGAACGCCAGTGACACCTTTATCGGCATCATCCTGACCGTGCAGAGCCTGACGTCGATGATCATGTACGCCATCCTGCCGCGCCTGTCCGTCCGATTGGGCGACCGGCGGCTGCTGCTGCTGGCCGTCGCATTGAATGCTGCGTATCCGCTGGCCACGGCGTTTACAACGACGCTGGAGCCGCTCCTGCTCATTTCCATCGTCGGCGGCTTGAGCAATGCGATGTTCGGGCTCAGCTCGTTCAACCTGCTGCTCGACGTGGCCCCCGCGGAACAGCGGCCATCGTACATCGCAGTGTTCAATTCGGCGCTGTTCAGCGCGGGGTTTATCGCCCCGTTCATTGGCACCGCGCTGCTCAATGTGATCAGCATCAACGCCGACATGCTGATTGCCGCCGGGCTGCGCTTCAGCGGCTTGATCGCGCTGCTGCTGCTGGTCGGCGCCAGTGGAAAACAATCATCAGTAAAAGTATAA
- a CDS encoding prolyl oligopeptidase family serine peptidase: MFMPSRIPLEELARLPSFFAPTPSWAGDRVAFYWDRTGRLELFTADLNTGAVTQISHGEVPRAVRAGFVWDRTDRQIVFAKDRDGDEQHDLFAIDVASRAVTRLTDNPHCQEVPVQFSPDNQWLTVQTNRVGQMNLWKTRPDGSEYTQLTAYTSPVGGGFWSPDGQWLAYGTNETSVLKNTDVYVMRADGSAQRKVYSAAVGSQDWVADWSPDGLSLAITSDVGGLHRPGILDWQSGAVRWLGEDGADETAVRFSADGRWLACIRNHEAQIRPVLYDVQTGARRDLKLPAGIAVGSHFVLGNRALLTMFMSDTTRPSLVLYDLADDSFRAVVAAEYGTIDPSVFVEAAHIWYPSFDGTQIPAILYRPRDLASGERRPAIVCVHGGPTAQWLRGFDVYAQFLVDAGYVVIEPNPRGSTGYGTKFRDMAIKDWGGADLEDVAHAAMHLKSLPYVDPARIGVFGGSYGGYMTFMAVTKKPELWRAGAAWVGITDLHRLYAGSMEHFKYYLRQQMGDPDKDADLWRDRSAINFVENMRARLLIVHGVNDPRCPIEQARVFRDRLLELDRTEGKDFEYVELAEEGHGSSDIQQKIRAYQLLVDFMQRNL, from the coding sequence GTGTTCATGCCCTCGCGCATTCCGCTGGAAGAACTGGCAAGGTTGCCTAGTTTCTTTGCGCCGACGCCCTCCTGGGCCGGCGACCGTGTCGCCTTTTACTGGGACCGCACCGGACGGCTGGAGCTATTCACCGCCGACCTCAACACGGGCGCAGTCACACAGATCAGCCACGGCGAGGTGCCGCGCGCCGTGCGGGCCGGGTTCGTCTGGGACCGCACCGACCGGCAGATCGTATTTGCCAAAGACCGTGACGGCGACGAGCAGCATGACCTCTTCGCGATCGACGTAGCCAGCCGCGCGGTGACCCGGCTGACCGACAACCCGCACTGCCAGGAGGTTCCGGTGCAGTTCAGCCCGGACAACCAGTGGCTGACCGTGCAGACCAATCGCGTGGGGCAGATGAATCTTTGGAAGACGCGCCCGGACGGCAGCGAGTACACGCAGTTGACGGCGTACACATCGCCGGTCGGCGGCGGTTTCTGGAGCCCGGACGGCCAGTGGCTGGCCTACGGCACCAACGAAACGTCGGTATTGAAGAACACGGACGTATACGTAATGCGCGCCGACGGCAGCGCGCAGCGCAAGGTCTACTCCGCCGCCGTCGGCTCGCAGGACTGGGTCGCCGATTGGTCGCCGGATGGCCTCTCGCTGGCGATCACGTCGGATGTCGGCGGGCTGCACCGGCCCGGCATCCTCGACTGGCAGAGCGGCGCGGTGCGTTGGCTCGGCGAAGACGGCGCCGACGAGACCGCAGTTCGCTTTTCCGCCGACGGCCGCTGGTTGGCGTGCATCCGCAACCATGAAGCACAGATTCGCCCCGTGCTGTACGACGTGCAGACCGGCGCGCGTCGCGACCTGAAGCTGCCGGCCGGCATCGCCGTCGGCTCGCACTTTGTGCTGGGCAACCGCGCCCTGCTGACGATGTTCATGAGCGACACGACGCGTCCCTCGCTCGTCCTGTACGATCTGGCCGACGACAGCTTCCGCGCCGTCGTCGCGGCCGAATATGGCACGATCGATCCGTCTGTCTTCGTGGAAGCCGCGCACATCTGGTACCCGTCGTTCGATGGCACGCAGATTCCGGCCATCCTGTACAGACCGCGCGATTTGGCGTCGGGCGAGCGCCGCCCGGCTATCGTCTGCGTGCACGGCGGCCCCACTGCACAATGGCTGCGCGGATTCGACGTGTACGCGCAGTTTTTGGTCGATGCCGGTTACGTCGTCATCGAACCCAACCCGCGCGGCAGCACCGGCTACGGCACCAAGTTCCGCGATATGGCGATCAAGGACTGGGGCGGCGCCGACCTCGAAGACGTGGCTCATGCAGCTATGCATCTCAAGAGCCTGCCCTACGTGGATCCGGCCCGCATTGGTGTCTTCGGCGGCAGCTATGGCGGCTACATGACGTTCATGGCCGTCACGAAGAAACCCGAGCTATGGCGCGCCGGCGCGGCGTGGGTCGGCATCACCGACCTGCACCGCCTCTACGCCGGCTCGATGGAGCACTTCAAGTATTACCTGCGGCAACAGATGGGCGACCCTGATAAGGACGCGGACTTGTGGCGCGACCGCAGCGCCATCAACTTCGTCGAAAACATGCGCGCTCGTTTGCTGATCGTTCACGGCGTCAACGACCCGCGCTGCCCGATCGAGCAGGCGCGCGTGTTCCGCGACCGGCTGCTGGAACTCGACCGTACCGAGGGTAAGGATTTCGAGTATGTCGAGCTGGCCGAAGAGGGCCACGGCTCCAGCGACATCCAGCAGAAGATTCGCGCGTACCAGTTGCTGGTCGATTTCATGCAGCGCAACCTGTGA
- a CDS encoding acyl-CoA dehydrogenase translates to MDFELTETQRQIRDLARDFAQNEIAPIAARIDETGEFPAATVKKMGELGLLGIEVPEEYGGAGLDTMCYVLAMEEISKACASHGVVMSVQNSLVCSGIKLFGSAQQKHDILIPLASGRKIGAYSLTEPQSGSDAGNVKTTAVRDNDAYVINGRKSWISSGPYADTILLFVVTDRAKGTKGTSCFIIDPTQPGLIKGKVEPKLGIRASATCEMTYENYRAPVAMLLGQEGDGFKIALTILDGGRIGIASQALGIAQAAYEASVAYAKQREAFGHKIADFQAIQWMIADMATRIEAARLLIYNAAQKKMRGERFSKEASMAKVFASETAMWVTTKAIQVHGGIGYSKELPLERYFRDAKITEIYEGTSEIQRLVIARNILDTR, encoded by the coding sequence ATGGACTTTGAACTGACCGAGACGCAGCGGCAAATCCGCGATCTGGCGCGCGACTTCGCGCAGAACGAGATCGCGCCGATCGCCGCGCGCATCGACGAAACCGGCGAGTTTCCGGCGGCGACTGTCAAGAAGATGGGCGAACTGGGACTGCTGGGCATCGAAGTGCCGGAAGAGTATGGCGGCGCCGGTCTCGACACCATGTGCTACGTGCTGGCGATGGAGGAAATCTCCAAGGCGTGCGCATCGCACGGCGTGGTCATGTCCGTGCAGAATTCTTTGGTTTGTTCGGGCATCAAACTGTTCGGCAGCGCACAGCAGAAACACGATATTCTCATCCCCCTCGCTTCCGGACGGAAGATCGGCGCTTACTCGCTAACCGAACCGCAGTCAGGCAGCGACGCCGGCAACGTGAAGACGACCGCCGTGCGCGACAACGATGCCTACGTGATCAATGGCCGCAAGTCGTGGATCAGCAGCGGCCCCTACGCCGACACGATCCTGCTGTTCGTTGTCACCGATCGCGCCAAGGGCACCAAGGGTACCTCGTGCTTCATCATTGACCCGACCCAGCCCGGGCTGATCAAGGGCAAGGTGGAGCCGAAACTTGGCATCCGCGCCTCCGCCACCTGTGAGATGACATACGAGAACTACCGCGCGCCGGTCGCCATGCTGCTCGGCCAGGAAGGCGACGGGTTCAAGATCGCGCTCACCATCCTCGACGGCGGGCGCATTGGCATCGCCTCGCAGGCGCTCGGCATCGCGCAGGCCGCCTATGAGGCATCGGTCGCGTATGCGAAGCAGCGCGAGGCGTTCGGCCACAAGATCGCGGACTTCCAGGCCATCCAGTGGATGATCGCCGACATGGCGACCCGCATCGAAGCGGCGCGCCTGCTGATCTACAATGCCGCACAGAAGAAGATGCGCGGCGAGCGCTTTAGCAAGGAAGCCAGCATGGCGAAGGTCTTCGCGTCGGAGACCGCCATGTGGGTCACAACCAAGGCCATCCAGGTGCACGGTGGCATCGGCTACAGCAAGGAACTGCCGTTGGAGCGCTATTTCCGCGACGCCAAGATCACGGAGATCTACGAGGGCACGAGCGAAATTCAGCGGCTCGTCATCGCGCGCAACATCCTCGACACGCGCTAG
- a CDS encoding HIT domain-containing protein, with protein MERLWTPWRMQYIAGDKAAGGCVFCAALAHTDDREALVIYRGESALVMLNKYPYNNGHLLVVPHLHTADLSALAPATRAELMQLIARSIEWLKAASHPDGFNVGLNLGKSAGAGMADHLHFHIVPRWTGDTSFMTISGETRVLPEWLDETWNRLRRVIEPA; from the coding sequence ATGGAACGCTTGTGGACGCCCTGGCGCATGCAATATATAGCCGGGGACAAGGCCGCCGGCGGGTGCGTCTTCTGCGCCGCACTGGCACACACCGATGACCGCGAGGCCCTGGTCATCTACCGCGGCGAGTCAGCGCTGGTGATGCTGAACAAATACCCGTACAACAACGGGCATCTGCTCGTCGTGCCGCATCTGCACACGGCTGATCTCTCCGCGCTTGCGCCGGCCACCCGGGCCGAATTGATGCAACTGATTGCGCGAAGCATCGAGTGGCTCAAGGCGGCCTCGCACCCCGACGGCTTCAACGTCGGACTGAACCTCGGCAAGTCGGCGGGCGCCGGCATGGCCGACCACCTGCATTTCCACATTGTGCCGCGCTGGACCGGCGACACGAGCTTCATGACCATCAGCGGCGAAACGCGCGTGCTCCCCGAGTGGCTCGACGAAACGTGGAATCGCCTGCGCCGCGTCATCGAGCCGGCGTGA
- the accC gene encoding acetyl-CoA carboxylase biotin carboxylase subunit has translation MFQRILIANRGEIAVRIIRACYELGVETVAVYSEADRHALHVRRAHAAYPIGPAPSRDSYLRIDRIIDAAIKSGAEAIHPGYGFLSEKAQFARACAEAGITFIGPSPEAIEAMGDKVNARKTARAAGVPTVPGSALGLSDGEIEAEAERIGFPIFIKAAAGGGGKGMRAVNDVDELQRALPSARREALTAFGDDTVYLERLVHPARHIEIQILGDNFGNVIHLGERECSIQRRHQKLIEESPSPLVDDEMRARMGDMAVRAAKAANYNNAGTVEFIVDKNKNFYFLEMNTRLQVEHPVTEMVYGIDIVKEQLRIASGRRLRYRQDDIKPNGAAIECRIAAEDPYNNFLPSIGRISTLTEPSGPGVRVESGIFEGFEMSLYYDPLMAKLIVWGETRADAIMRMKRALREYRVVGIKTNIPFHMRVLENTPFLGGQYNTSFIEENNDNLSARREAYIEPAVAAAVLLHHQRRQKAIVMPASDGPGGGNSWKNAGRRNSLR, from the coding sequence ATGTTCCAGCGAATCCTGATTGCCAATCGCGGTGAGATTGCCGTGCGCATCATCCGCGCCTGTTACGAGCTCGGCGTCGAGACGGTCGCGGTCTACTCCGAGGCCGATCGACACGCCCTGCACGTCCGCCGGGCGCATGCGGCCTACCCGATCGGCCCGGCGCCGTCGCGCGACTCCTACCTGCGCATCGACCGCATCATCGACGCCGCGATCAAGTCCGGCGCCGAGGCGATCCACCCCGGCTACGGCTTCCTGTCCGAGAAGGCGCAGTTCGCGCGCGCCTGCGCCGAAGCCGGTATCACCTTCATCGGCCCCAGCCCCGAGGCGATCGAGGCGATGGGCGACAAGGTCAACGCGCGCAAGACCGCCCGCGCGGCCGGCGTGCCGACCGTCCCCGGCTCGGCCCTTGGACTGAGCGACGGCGAGATCGAGGCCGAAGCCGAGCGCATCGGCTTCCCGATCTTCATCAAGGCGGCCGCCGGCGGCGGCGGCAAGGGCATGCGCGCCGTCAACGACGTCGACGAACTGCAGCGCGCCCTGCCGTCGGCGCGGCGCGAGGCCCTGACCGCGTTTGGCGACGACACCGTATACCTGGAGCGGCTGGTCCATCCGGCGCGCCACATCGAGATCCAAATACTGGGCGACAACTTCGGCAACGTCATCCACCTGGGCGAGCGCGAGTGCTCGATCCAGCGCCGGCACCAGAAATTGATCGAGGAGTCGCCGTCGCCTTTGGTCGACGACGAGATGCGCGCCCGCATGGGCGACATGGCGGTGCGCGCCGCCAAAGCCGCCAACTACAACAATGCGGGGACGGTCGAGTTCATCGTCGACAAAAACAAGAACTTCTACTTCCTCGAGATGAACACGCGCCTGCAGGTCGAACACCCGGTCACGGAAATGGTGTATGGCATCGACATTGTCAAGGAGCAACTGCGCATCGCCAGCGGCCGCCGCCTGCGCTACCGCCAGGACGACATCAAGCCAAACGGCGCGGCGATCGAGTGCCGCATCGCCGCCGAGGACCCGTACAACAACTTCCTGCCGTCGATCGGCCGCATCTCGACGCTGACGGAGCCGTCCGGTCCCGGCGTACGCGTCGAGAGCGGCATATTCGAAGGCTTCGAGATGTCGCTATACTACGATCCGCTGATGGCCAAGCTGATCGTGTGGGGCGAGACGCGCGCCGACGCGATCATGCGCATGAAGCGCGCCCTGCGCGAGTACCGCGTGGTCGGCATCAAGACCAATATCCCGTTCCACATGCGGGTGCTGGAGAACACGCCATTCCTGGGCGGGCAGTACAACACATCATTCATCGAAGAGAACAACGATAACCTTTCGGCTCGCCGCGAAGCGTACATCGAACCGGCCGTAGCCGCCGCCGTGCTCCTGCATCACCAGCGCCGGCAGAAGGCGATCGTCATGCCCGCATCCGACGGCCCCGGCGGCGGCAACAGCTGGAAGAACGCCGGGCGCCGGAACAGCCTGCGCTAG
- a CDS encoding biotin/lipoyl-binding protein, translated as MKYIARVDEREFLVDVGNDSTITINGTTFRLDMRSIGDQQIYSLLLSDHSYEVYVNRIDTGYDVHLAGERHEVVVEDEYTRRIHGIGSQTRSPKGDAQLKAPMPGMVVAVKAKEGDLVKSGQGLVILEAMKMENELRAPSAGTIKQIKIAAGQKVDQGQLLMVISAE; from the coding sequence ATGAAATACATAGCCCGCGTCGACGAACGCGAGTTCCTGGTCGATGTCGGAAACGACAGCACCATCACGATCAACGGGACAACCTTCCGGCTCGACATGCGCAGCATCGGCGACCAGCAGATCTACTCGCTGCTCCTGAGCGACCATTCGTACGAGGTCTACGTCAACCGCATCGACACCGGGTACGACGTGCACCTGGCCGGTGAACGGCACGAAGTGGTCGTGGAGGACGAGTACACGCGCCGGATTCACGGCATCGGCAGCCAGACACGCAGCCCGAAGGGCGATGCTCAACTCAAAGCGCCCATGCCGGGGATGGTCGTCGCCGTAAAGGCCAAAGAAGGCGACCTCGTCAAGAGCGGCCAGGGGTTGGTCATCCTTGAAGCGATGAAGATGGAAAACGAATTGCGCGCCCCCAGTGCGGGCACCATCAAGCAGATCAAGATCGCGGCAGGTCAGAAGGTGGACCAGGGGCAGTTGCTCATGGTCATTTCGGCCGAGTAG
- a CDS encoding acetyl-CoA C-acetyltransferase translates to MNPTYVLSGVRTPIGKLAGAFANFPAVELGATVIREAVTRAGVEAATIDEVLMGNVLQGGEGQAPARQAAIHAGLPSSVSATTINKVCGSALKAIIMGAQAIGNGDAELIVAGGMENMTLSPYMLPGARQGLRLGHAQMIDSVIHDGLWCSFENQHMGNSAEFIAREFEIGRDEQDEYALRSHRRAVAASTAGQFAAEIVPVTLPGRKGASIVVRQDEGPRADTSLEALSRLAPAFQKDGTVTAGNAPGITDGAAALVLASEAACDTTSIDPLARITGWAQAALDPKWIFDAPSHAIRRLLQKTGTKIEDYDLIEVNEAFAAQVLANGQALNWDWERVNVRGGGIALGHPIGASGARIVVTLLHALKDRGGKRGLACLCLGGGEAVVASFELV, encoded by the coding sequence ATGAATCCAACCTATGTGTTGTCCGGCGTGCGCACGCCAATCGGCAAACTCGCAGGCGCTTTCGCAAATTTCCCGGCGGTTGAACTCGGCGCCACCGTCATTCGCGAGGCGGTGACACGCGCCGGCGTCGAGGCGGCGACCATCGATGAAGTGCTGATGGGCAACGTGCTGCAGGGCGGCGAGGGCCAGGCCCCGGCTCGCCAGGCGGCGATCCATGCGGGCCTGCCGTCCAGCGTGAGCGCCACGACGATCAACAAAGTCTGTGGGTCCGCGCTCAAGGCAATCATCATGGGCGCTCAGGCCATCGGCAACGGCGACGCCGAGTTGATCGTGGCGGGCGGCATGGAAAACATGACGCTCTCGCCGTATATGTTGCCCGGCGCGCGGCAGGGACTGCGGCTCGGTCACGCGCAGATGATCGACTCGGTCATCCACGACGGGCTGTGGTGCTCATTCGAGAACCAGCATATGGGCAATTCCGCGGAGTTCATCGCGCGCGAGTTCGAAATCGGCCGCGACGAACAGGACGAATACGCGCTGCGCTCGCACCGCCGCGCTGTCGCGGCATCGACCGCCGGGCAGTTCGCCGCCGAGATCGTGCCGGTCACGCTGCCCGGCCGCAAAGGCGCGTCGATCGTCGTGCGGCAGGACGAGGGGCCGCGCGCGGACACCTCGCTCGAGGCGCTGTCGCGGCTCGCCCCCGCCTTCCAGAAAGACGGTACGGTCACCGCCGGCAACGCGCCCGGCATCACCGACGGCGCGGCTGCCCTGGTGCTGGCCAGCGAAGCCGCGTGCGACACGACAAGCATCGACCCGCTCGCGCGCATCACCGGCTGGGCCCAGGCGGCGCTCGACCCCAAATGGATCTTCGATGCGCCGTCCCATGCGATTCGCCGGCTGCTCCAGAAGACGGGCACAAAAATCGAAGACTACGACCTGATCGAGGTCAATGAGGCGTTTGCCGCGCAGGTGTTGGCCAACGGGCAGGCGCTCAACTGGGACTGGGAGCGCGTCAATGTGCGCGGCGGCGGCATCGCGCTCGGCCACCCGATCGGCGCCAGCGGCGCGCGGATCGTTGTCACGCTGCTGCACGCGCTGAAAGATCGCGGCGGCAAGCGCGGGCTGGCCTGCCTGTGCCTCGGCGGCGGCGAGGCGGTCGTCGCCAGCTTCGAGTTGGTCTAG
- a CDS encoding class I SAM-dependent methyltransferase: MLEIGAGDGHVADALRRATGAYLTLVDVVDYNRTPLKLHTYDGQNLPFADRSFDYSLLVFVLHHTPDPLIVLREALRVARDGVVIVENHVEGRLRRPFTRAIDSIPHFRWGVPVCHHTNTAIQWSTLFARAGVHVEELSRFEMNGGFWQNVVLRLTP, from the coding sequence TTGCTCGAGATCGGCGCCGGCGACGGCCATGTCGCCGACGCGCTTCGCCGCGCCACCGGCGCGTATCTGACGCTGGTCGACGTCGTAGACTACAACCGCACGCCTCTAAAGCTGCACACGTATGACGGCCAGAACCTGCCGTTTGCCGACCGCTCCTTCGATTACAGTCTGCTCGTGTTTGTTCTGCACCATACCCCCGATCCGCTTATCGTGCTGCGCGAGGCACTGCGCGTCGCCCGCGATGGGGTGGTGATTGTGGAGAACCATGTTGAAGGTCGGCTGCGGCGTCCGTTCACGCGCGCCATCGACTCGATCCCACATTTCCGCTGGGGCGTACCGGTGTGCCATCACACCAACACGGCGATCCAGTGGTCGACGCTGTTTGCGCGAGCCGGTGTTCACGTGGAGGAACTGTCGCGCTTCGAGATGAACGGCGGCTTCTGGCAGAATGTGGTCCTGCGCCTGACGCCCTAG
- a CDS encoding tetratricopeptide repeat protein: MSLLTRLRARYHYWLGLAHRSRGNRALAESAYHDAIGEFTQAILLDPRLTGAHFARGVVYWRELNDYERAIRDFSRVIELDPAIADAHLNRGLARVFGRLDTREDAVTDFEEYLRRGKNGYWRIEAENQLARLRAAR, translated from the coding sequence ATGTCGCTGCTCACACGCCTGCGGGCGCGCTACCACTACTGGCTGGGACTTGCCCATCGCTCGCGCGGCAACCGCGCGCTCGCCGAGAGCGCTTATCACGACGCGATCGGCGAGTTCACGCAGGCGATCTTACTCGATCCTCGGTTGACCGGAGCGCACTTCGCGCGCGGCGTCGTGTACTGGCGCGAGTTGAACGACTACGAGCGTGCCATCCGCGATTTCTCGCGGGTGATCGAGTTGGACCCGGCCATCGCCGATGCGCACCTGAACCGGGGGCTGGCGCGCGTATTCGGGCGGTTGGACACCCGCGAAGACGCTGTGACTGATTTTGAAGAATACCTGCGACGCGGCAAGAACGGCTACTGGCGCATCGAAGCCGAGAACCAGTTAGCCCGCCTGCGTGCCGCGCGCTAA